One region of Anthonomus grandis grandis chromosome 22, icAntGran1.3, whole genome shotgun sequence genomic DNA includes:
- the LOC126748342 gene encoding neuronal acetylcholine receptor subunit alpha-7 isoform X5, with translation MSRRNHNVGQLLAAAVILVVLPGKSHQGQHEKKLLNKLLDNYNVLERPVANESEPLEVKFGLTLQQIIDVDEKNQILTTNAWLNLEWTDYNLRWNESEYGGVKDLRITPNKLWKPDVLMYNSADEGFDGTFQTNVVVKHNGSCLYIPPGIFKSTCKIDITWFPFDDQHCDMKFGSWTHDGNQLDLILNSEAGGDLSDFITNGEWYLIGMPGKKNTIIYACCPEPYVDVTFTIQIRRRTLYYFFNLIVPCVLISSMALLGFTLPPDSGEKLTLGVTILLSLTVFLNLVAEKIPTTSDAVPLIGVTILLSLTVFLNLVAETLPQVSDAIPLLGTYFNCIMFMVASSVVLTVVVLNYHHRTADIHEMPQWIKTVFLQWLPWILGMSRPGKKITRKTIMMNSRMKELELKERSSKSLLANVLDIDDDIRNVSGTSGNSSTMTSNLGPAFTRNANTIEESSISGTTSSGQRDLQLILKELQFITNRMKKADEEAEVISDWKFAAMVVDRFCLIIFTLFTIIATVAVLLSAPHIIVQ, from the exons GGAAATCACATCAAGGTCAACATGAAAAGAAATTACTCAACAAGCTATTAGATAATTACAATGTTTTGGAAAGACCAGTAGCCAACGAGTCAGAACCTCTTGAAGTCAAATTCGGCCTAACTTTGCAGCAAATTATTGATGTG GATGAAAAAAATCAGATTCTTACTACAAATGCTTGGCTTAATTTG gAATGGACAGACTACAATCTCCGCTGGAATGAATCTGAGTATGGAGGCGTAAAAGATTTAAGAATTACACCGAACAAACTGTGGAAACCTGATGTTCTAATGTATAACAG TGCTGATGAGGGTTTCGACGGGACATTCCAAACAAACGTTGTGGTCAAACATAACGGCAGCTGCTTGTACATCCCTCCAGGTATCTTCAAGAGCACATGCAAGATAGACATTACATGGTTCCCATTTGATGACCAACATTGTGACATGAAGTTTGGTAGCTGGACGCACGATGGTAATCAG CTTGACCTGATTCTCAACTCGGAAGCGGGTGGAGACCTTTCCGACTTCATTACCAATGGTGAATGGTATCTTATCG gtatGCCAGGAAAGAAAAATACGATTATATACGCATGCTGCCCAGAACCATATGTAGATGTAACATTTACGATACAAATTAGGCGGAGAACTTTGTACTACTTCTTCAACCTTATAGTTCCTTGTGTGTTGATATCTTCGATGGCTCTATTGGGATTTACACTGCCACCAGATTCCGGCGAAAAGCTGACGCTAG GTGTCACGATACTTCTTTCATTGACAGTATTTTTGAACCTCGTAGCTGAAAAGATTCCAACAACGTCAGATGCAGTACCATTAATAG GCGTGACCATCTTGCTCTCATTGACGGTGTTCCTGAACCTCGTGGCTGAAACTTTGCCCCAAGTATCTGATGCCATTCCCTTGTTAG GTACATACTTCAACTGTATCATGTTTATGGTTGCTTCTTCAGTGGTATTGACTGTTGTCGTGCTTAATTATCATCATAGAACCGCTGATATTCATGAGATGCCACAATGG ATCAAAACCGTTTTTCTCCAATGGCTTCCATGGATTTTAGGCATGAGCAGACCAGGAAAGAAAATTACACGTAAAACGATTATGATGAACAGTCGAATGAAGGAATTGGAATTGAAAGAACGTTCATCAAAAAGTCTATTAGCCAACGTGTTAGATATTGATGATGATATACGTAATGTTTCCGGAACATCTGGAAACAGTTCAACTATGACTAGCAATTTAGGTCCTGCCTTCACTCGAAACGCGAACACTATCGAAGAGTCATCTATATCTGGCACTACCAGCTCAGGCCAACGGGATTTGCAGCTTATTCTCAAAGAACTTCAGTTCATTACAAATAGAATGAAAAAAGCCGATGAAGAAGCCGAAGTAATCAGCGATTGGAAGTTCGCGGCTATGGTGGTCGATCGGTTctgtttgattatttttactctttttaCTATTATAGCAACAGTTGCCGTACTATTATCGGCACCGCATATTATCGTACAGTAA
- the LOC126748342 gene encoding neuronal acetylcholine receptor subunit alpha-7 isoform X3: MSRRNHNVGQLLAAAVILVVLPGKSHQGQHEKKLLNKLLDNYNVLERPVANESEPLEVKFGLTLQQIIDVDEKNQILTTNAWLNLEWTDYNLRWNESEYGGVKDLRITPNKLWKPDVLMYNSADEGFDGTFQTNVVVKHNGSCLYIPPGIFKSTCKIDITWFPFDDQHCDMKFGSWTHDGNQLDLILNSEAGGDLSDFITNGEWYLIGMPGKKNTIIYACCPEPYVDVTFTIQIRRRTLYYFFNLIVPCVLISSMALLGFTLPPDSGEKLTLGVTILLSLTVFLNLVAEKIPTTSDAVPLIGTYFNCIMFMVASSVVLTVVVLNYHHRTADIHEMPQWIKTVFLQWLPWILGMSRPGKKITRKTIMMNSRMKELELKERSSKSLLANVLDIDDDIRNVSGTSGNSSTMTSNLGPAFTRNANTIEESSISGTTSSGQRDLQLILKELQFITNRMKKADEEAEVISDWKFAAMVVDRFCLIIFTLFTIIATVAVLLSAPHIIVQ, from the exons GGAAATCACATCAAGGTCAACATGAAAAGAAATTACTCAACAAGCTATTAGATAATTACAATGTTTTGGAAAGACCAGTAGCCAACGAGTCAGAACCTCTTGAAGTCAAATTCGGCCTAACTTTGCAGCAAATTATTGATGTG GATGAAAAAAATCAGATTCTTACTACAAATGCTTGGCTTAATTTG gAATGGACAGACTACAATCTCCGCTGGAATGAATCTGAGTATGGAGGCGTAAAAGATTTAAGAATTACACCGAACAAACTGTGGAAACCTGATGTTCTAATGTATAACAG TGCTGATGAGGGTTTCGACGGGACATTCCAAACAAACGTTGTGGTCAAACATAACGGCAGCTGCTTGTACATCCCTCCAGGTATCTTCAAGAGCACATGCAAGATAGACATTACATGGTTCCCATTTGATGACCAACATTGTGACATGAAGTTTGGTAGCTGGACGCACGATGGTAATCAG CTTGACCTGATTCTCAACTCGGAAGCGGGTGGAGACCTTTCCGACTTCATTACCAATGGTGAATGGTATCTTATCG gtatGCCAGGAAAGAAAAATACGATTATATACGCATGCTGCCCAGAACCATATGTAGATGTAACATTTACGATACAAATTAGGCGGAGAACTTTGTACTACTTCTTCAACCTTATAGTTCCTTGTGTGTTGATATCTTCGATGGCTCTATTGGGATTTACACTGCCACCAGATTCCGGCGAAAAGCTGACGCTAG GTGTCACGATACTTCTTTCATTGACAGTATTTTTGAACCTCGTAGCTGAAAAGATTCCAACAACGTCAGATGCAGTACCATTAATAG GTACATACTTCAACTGTATCATGTTTATGGTTGCTTCTTCAGTGGTATTGACTGTTGTCGTGCTTAATTATCATCATAGAACCGCTGATATTCATGAGATGCCACAATGG ATCAAAACCGTTTTTCTCCAATGGCTTCCATGGATTTTAGGCATGAGCAGACCAGGAAAGAAAATTACACGTAAAACGATTATGATGAACAGTCGAATGAAGGAATTGGAATTGAAAGAACGTTCATCAAAAAGTCTATTAGCCAACGTGTTAGATATTGATGATGATATACGTAATGTTTCCGGAACATCTGGAAACAGTTCAACTATGACTAGCAATTTAGGTCCTGCCTTCACTCGAAACGCGAACACTATCGAAGAGTCATCTATATCTGGCACTACCAGCTCAGGCCAACGGGATTTGCAGCTTATTCTCAAAGAACTTCAGTTCATTACAAATAGAATGAAAAAAGCCGATGAAGAAGCCGAAGTAATCAGCGATTGGAAGTTCGCGGCTATGGTGGTCGATCGGTTctgtttgattatttttactctttttaCTATTATAGCAACAGTTGCCGTACTATTATCGGCACCGCATATTATCGTACAGTAA
- the LOC126748342 gene encoding neuronal acetylcholine receptor subunit alpha-7 isoform X4: MSRRNHNVGQLLAAAVILVVLPGKSHQGQHEKKLLNKLLDNYNVLERPVANESEPLEVKFGLTLQQIIDVDEKNQILTTNAWLNLEWTDYNLRWNESEYGGVKDLRITPNKLWKPDVLMYNSADEGFDGTFQTNVVVKHNGSCLYIPPGIFKSTCKIDITWFPFDDQHCDMKFGSWTHDGNQLDLILNSEAGGDLSDFITNGEWYLIGMPGKKNTIIYACCPEPYVDVTFTIQIRRRTLYYFFNLIVPCVLISSMALLGFTLPPDSGEKLTLGTYFNCIMFMVASSVVLTVVVLNYHHRTADIHEMPQWIKTVFLQWLPWILGMSRPGKKITRKTIMMNSRMKELELKERSSKSLLANVLDIDDDIRNVSGTSGNSSTMTSNLGPAFTRNANTIEESSISGTTSSGQRDLQLILKELQFITNRMKKADEEAEVISDWKFAAMVVDRFCLIIFTLFTIIATVAVLLSAPHIIVQ, from the exons GGAAATCACATCAAGGTCAACATGAAAAGAAATTACTCAACAAGCTATTAGATAATTACAATGTTTTGGAAAGACCAGTAGCCAACGAGTCAGAACCTCTTGAAGTCAAATTCGGCCTAACTTTGCAGCAAATTATTGATGTG GATGAAAAAAATCAGATTCTTACTACAAATGCTTGGCTTAATTTG gAATGGACAGACTACAATCTCCGCTGGAATGAATCTGAGTATGGAGGCGTAAAAGATTTAAGAATTACACCGAACAAACTGTGGAAACCTGATGTTCTAATGTATAACAG TGCTGATGAGGGTTTCGACGGGACATTCCAAACAAACGTTGTGGTCAAACATAACGGCAGCTGCTTGTACATCCCTCCAGGTATCTTCAAGAGCACATGCAAGATAGACATTACATGGTTCCCATTTGATGACCAACATTGTGACATGAAGTTTGGTAGCTGGACGCACGATGGTAATCAG CTTGACCTGATTCTCAACTCGGAAGCGGGTGGAGACCTTTCCGACTTCATTACCAATGGTGAATGGTATCTTATCG gtatGCCAGGAAAGAAAAATACGATTATATACGCATGCTGCCCAGAACCATATGTAGATGTAACATTTACGATACAAATTAGGCGGAGAACTTTGTACTACTTCTTCAACCTTATAGTTCCTTGTGTGTTGATATCTTCGATGGCTCTATTGGGATTTACACTGCCACCAGATTCCGGCGAAAAGCTGACGCTAG GTACATACTTCAACTGTATCATGTTTATGGTTGCTTCTTCAGTGGTATTGACTGTTGTCGTGCTTAATTATCATCATAGAACCGCTGATATTCATGAGATGCCACAATGG ATCAAAACCGTTTTTCTCCAATGGCTTCCATGGATTTTAGGCATGAGCAGACCAGGAAAGAAAATTACACGTAAAACGATTATGATGAACAGTCGAATGAAGGAATTGGAATTGAAAGAACGTTCATCAAAAAGTCTATTAGCCAACGTGTTAGATATTGATGATGATATACGTAATGTTTCCGGAACATCTGGAAACAGTTCAACTATGACTAGCAATTTAGGTCCTGCCTTCACTCGAAACGCGAACACTATCGAAGAGTCATCTATATCTGGCACTACCAGCTCAGGCCAACGGGATTTGCAGCTTATTCTCAAAGAACTTCAGTTCATTACAAATAGAATGAAAAAAGCCGATGAAGAAGCCGAAGTAATCAGCGATTGGAAGTTCGCGGCTATGGTGGTCGATCGGTTctgtttgattatttttactctttttaCTATTATAGCAACAGTTGCCGTACTATTATCGGCACCGCATATTATCGTACAGTAA
- the LOC126748342 gene encoding neuronal acetylcholine receptor subunit alpha-7 isoform X2: MSRRNHNVGQLLAAAVILVVLPGKSHQGQHEKKLLNKLLDNYNVLERPVANESEPLEVKFGLTLQQIIDVDEKNQILTTNAWLNLEWTDYNLRWNESEYGGVKDLRITPNKLWKPDVLMYNSADEGFDGTFQTNVVVKHNGSCLYIPPGIFKSTCKIDITWFPFDDQHCDMKFGSWTHDGNQLDLILNSEAGGDLSDFITNGEWYLIGMPGKKNTIIYACCPEPYVDVTFTIQIRRRTLYYFFNLIVPCVLISSMALLGFTLPPDSGEKLTLGVTILLSLTVFLNLVAETLPQVSDAIPLLGTYFNCIMFMVASSVVLTVVVLNYHHRTADIHEMPQWIKTVFLQWLPWILGMSRPGKKITRKTIMMNSRMKELELKERSSKSLLANVLDIDDDIRNVSGTSGNSSTMTSNLGPAFTRNANTIEESSISGTTSSGQRDLQLILKELQFITNRMKKADEEAEVISDWKFAAMVVDRFCLIIFTLFTIIATVAVLLSAPHIIVQ; the protein is encoded by the exons GGAAATCACATCAAGGTCAACATGAAAAGAAATTACTCAACAAGCTATTAGATAATTACAATGTTTTGGAAAGACCAGTAGCCAACGAGTCAGAACCTCTTGAAGTCAAATTCGGCCTAACTTTGCAGCAAATTATTGATGTG GATGAAAAAAATCAGATTCTTACTACAAATGCTTGGCTTAATTTG gAATGGACAGACTACAATCTCCGCTGGAATGAATCTGAGTATGGAGGCGTAAAAGATTTAAGAATTACACCGAACAAACTGTGGAAACCTGATGTTCTAATGTATAACAG TGCTGATGAGGGTTTCGACGGGACATTCCAAACAAACGTTGTGGTCAAACATAACGGCAGCTGCTTGTACATCCCTCCAGGTATCTTCAAGAGCACATGCAAGATAGACATTACATGGTTCCCATTTGATGACCAACATTGTGACATGAAGTTTGGTAGCTGGACGCACGATGGTAATCAG CTTGACCTGATTCTCAACTCGGAAGCGGGTGGAGACCTTTCCGACTTCATTACCAATGGTGAATGGTATCTTATCG gtatGCCAGGAAAGAAAAATACGATTATATACGCATGCTGCCCAGAACCATATGTAGATGTAACATTTACGATACAAATTAGGCGGAGAACTTTGTACTACTTCTTCAACCTTATAGTTCCTTGTGTGTTGATATCTTCGATGGCTCTATTGGGATTTACACTGCCACCAGATTCCGGCGAAAAGCTGACGCTAG GCGTGACCATCTTGCTCTCATTGACGGTGTTCCTGAACCTCGTGGCTGAAACTTTGCCCCAAGTATCTGATGCCATTCCCTTGTTAG GTACATACTTCAACTGTATCATGTTTATGGTTGCTTCTTCAGTGGTATTGACTGTTGTCGTGCTTAATTATCATCATAGAACCGCTGATATTCATGAGATGCCACAATGG ATCAAAACCGTTTTTCTCCAATGGCTTCCATGGATTTTAGGCATGAGCAGACCAGGAAAGAAAATTACACGTAAAACGATTATGATGAACAGTCGAATGAAGGAATTGGAATTGAAAGAACGTTCATCAAAAAGTCTATTAGCCAACGTGTTAGATATTGATGATGATATACGTAATGTTTCCGGAACATCTGGAAACAGTTCAACTATGACTAGCAATTTAGGTCCTGCCTTCACTCGAAACGCGAACACTATCGAAGAGTCATCTATATCTGGCACTACCAGCTCAGGCCAACGGGATTTGCAGCTTATTCTCAAAGAACTTCAGTTCATTACAAATAGAATGAAAAAAGCCGATGAAGAAGCCGAAGTAATCAGCGATTGGAAGTTCGCGGCTATGGTGGTCGATCGGTTctgtttgattatttttactctttttaCTATTATAGCAACAGTTGCCGTACTATTATCGGCACCGCATATTATCGTACAGTAA
- the LOC126748342 gene encoding neuronal acetylcholine receptor subunit alpha-7 isoform X1: MSRRNHNVGQLLAAAVILVVLPGKSHQGQHEKKLLNKLLDNYNVLERPVANESEPLEVKFGLTLQQIIDVDEKNQILTTNAWLNLEWTDYNLRWNESEYGGVKDLRITPNKLWKPDVLMYNSADEGFDGTFQTNVVVKHNGSCLYIPPGIFKSTCKIDITWFPFDDQHCDMKFGSWTHDGNQLDLILNSEAGGDLSDFITNGEWYLIGMPGKKNTIIYACCPEPYVDVTFTIQIRRRTLYYFFNLIVPCVLISSMALLGFTLPPDSGEKLTLGVTILLSLTVFLNLVAETLPQVSDAIPLLGVTILLSQTVFSLLVAHVITQTSDAVPLIGTYFNCIMFMVASSVVLTVVVLNYHHRTADIHEMPQWIKTVFLQWLPWILGMSRPGKKITRKTIMMNSRMKELELKERSSKSLLANVLDIDDDIRNVSGTSGNSSTMTSNLGPAFTRNANTIEESSISGTTSSGQRDLQLILKELQFITNRMKKADEEAEVISDWKFAAMVVDRFCLIIFTLFTIIATVAVLLSAPHIIVQ; this comes from the exons GGAAATCACATCAAGGTCAACATGAAAAGAAATTACTCAACAAGCTATTAGATAATTACAATGTTTTGGAAAGACCAGTAGCCAACGAGTCAGAACCTCTTGAAGTCAAATTCGGCCTAACTTTGCAGCAAATTATTGATGTG GATGAAAAAAATCAGATTCTTACTACAAATGCTTGGCTTAATTTG gAATGGACAGACTACAATCTCCGCTGGAATGAATCTGAGTATGGAGGCGTAAAAGATTTAAGAATTACACCGAACAAACTGTGGAAACCTGATGTTCTAATGTATAACAG TGCTGATGAGGGTTTCGACGGGACATTCCAAACAAACGTTGTGGTCAAACATAACGGCAGCTGCTTGTACATCCCTCCAGGTATCTTCAAGAGCACATGCAAGATAGACATTACATGGTTCCCATTTGATGACCAACATTGTGACATGAAGTTTGGTAGCTGGACGCACGATGGTAATCAG CTTGACCTGATTCTCAACTCGGAAGCGGGTGGAGACCTTTCCGACTTCATTACCAATGGTGAATGGTATCTTATCG gtatGCCAGGAAAGAAAAATACGATTATATACGCATGCTGCCCAGAACCATATGTAGATGTAACATTTACGATACAAATTAGGCGGAGAACTTTGTACTACTTCTTCAACCTTATAGTTCCTTGTGTGTTGATATCTTCGATGGCTCTATTGGGATTTACACTGCCACCAGATTCCGGCGAAAAGCTGACGCTAG GCGTGACCATCTTGCTCTCATTGACGGTGTTCCTGAACCTCGTGGCTGAAACTTTGCCCCAAGTATCTGATGCCATTCCCTTGTTAG GTGTTACCATTCTATTGTCACAGACAGTGTTTTCCTTGTTGGTGGCTCACGTGATCACCCAGACGTCCGACGCTGTGCCCCTGATAG GTACATACTTCAACTGTATCATGTTTATGGTTGCTTCTTCAGTGGTATTGACTGTTGTCGTGCTTAATTATCATCATAGAACCGCTGATATTCATGAGATGCCACAATGG ATCAAAACCGTTTTTCTCCAATGGCTTCCATGGATTTTAGGCATGAGCAGACCAGGAAAGAAAATTACACGTAAAACGATTATGATGAACAGTCGAATGAAGGAATTGGAATTGAAAGAACGTTCATCAAAAAGTCTATTAGCCAACGTGTTAGATATTGATGATGATATACGTAATGTTTCCGGAACATCTGGAAACAGTTCAACTATGACTAGCAATTTAGGTCCTGCCTTCACTCGAAACGCGAACACTATCGAAGAGTCATCTATATCTGGCACTACCAGCTCAGGCCAACGGGATTTGCAGCTTATTCTCAAAGAACTTCAGTTCATTACAAATAGAATGAAAAAAGCCGATGAAGAAGCCGAAGTAATCAGCGATTGGAAGTTCGCGGCTATGGTGGTCGATCGGTTctgtttgattatttttactctttttaCTATTATAGCAACAGTTGCCGTACTATTATCGGCACCGCATATTATCGTACAGTAA